In one Brassica oleracea var. oleracea cultivar TO1000 chromosome C9, BOL, whole genome shotgun sequence genomic region, the following are encoded:
- the LOC106317269 gene encoding uncharacterized protein LOC106317269 translates to MFSGKQFMGKAGCYLELFASSVTVSNANTNTSTADWRVGLVAKSPVTRCKISLHTSKSRLLRGDHEVVSGSAPWLDGFGQFFTSDNTYEPATSVDFKGVEMPGVVGDLVRGYKVEIAIAVKADGEHVFLIVLCGDLPVKLTADPKGNVIGSLLGNMKRCEYVVGDNLNIHV, encoded by the coding sequence ATGTTTTCAGGAAAACAATTTATGGGCAAAGCTGGTTGTTACTTGGAGCTATTTGCCAGTTCCGTCACCGTCTCAAACGCAAACACAAACACCTCAACCGCTGATTGGAGAGTCGGTTTGGTTGCTAAGAGTCCGGTCACCCGCTGCAAAATATCTTTACATACAAGCAAGTCTCGTCTCCTTCGTGGAGATCACGAGGTTGTCTCCGGGTCAGCTCCGTGGCTGGATGGCTTTGGACAGTTTTTTACCTCAGACAATACGTATGAACCGGCCACAAGCGTCGATTTCAAAGGGGTTGAAATGCCGGGAGTTGTAGGAGACCTGGTTAGGGGTTATAAGGTGGAGATTGCCATCGCAGTGAAGGCAGATGGTGAACATGTTTTCTTGATTGTGTTGTGCGGAGATTTACCGGTGAAATTGACGGCTGATCCGAAGGGGAATGTGATTGGATCGTTGCTAGGAAATATGAAACGGTGTGAGTATGTAGTCGGCGATAACTTGAATATTCATGTTTAA
- the LOC106315123 gene encoding uncharacterized protein LOC106315123: MASQNSAYPFGYYTPSDTRRRWWWSRPIATLPAPGDRKATSKELAAYFSPLWSGLLTAIAMFLIFLFADEADPHAKLSIQSIAISPSTATYHVDVLVRNPSSRYSIYYDDRDASVRFGHVNVAVFKMIRERSYRDHTAFSLAFDAGEVINGTDVELHIKLRGMHERYIDYDEAGHFDITCHIRSKENIEKINCHSGFTHMRMLV, translated from the coding sequence ATGGCTTCCCAAAACAGTGCGTATCCCTTCGGATATTATACGCCCTCCGACACTCGTCGTCGTTGGTGGTGGTCACGGCCTATAGCGACTCTGCCAGCACCTGGAGATCGTAAAGCCACTTCCAAGGAACTTGCGGCTTACTTTTCGCCCCTTTGGAGCGGCTTACTCACCGCCATCGCCATGTTCTTGATCTTCTTGTTCGCCGACGAAGCAGACCCCCACGCCAAATTATCCATCCAATCCATCGCCATCTCTCCATCGACCGCCACGTATCACGTTGACGTCCTCGTAAGAAACCCTAGCTCGAGATATTCTATCTATTACGACGACCGTGATGCTTCGGTGAGGTTCGGTCATGTAAACGTTGCGGTTTTTAAAATGATACGTGAGCGTAGCTACAGAGATCACACGGCTTTCTCGTTGGCCTTCGATGCTGGAGAGGTAATAAATGGAACCGACGTCGAGCTTCACATCAAACTTAGAGGGATGCATGAGCGTTACATAGATTATGATGAAGCTGGGCATTTTGATATTACATGTCACATCCGAAGCAAAGAAAACATTGAGAAGATTAATTGCCATTCCGGTTTTACACATATGAGGATGCTTGTTTAA